Proteins encoded in a region of the Saccharothrix ecbatanensis genome:
- a CDS encoding glycoside hydrolase family 127 protein yields the protein MTVTSPDSTAVGGRPVVPARGALRPLGQDEVRITGGFWHARQEVNAAATLPHARSWMDRLGWTGSFTGPDAAPVDRRGREFTDSEVYKLLEAMSWEVGRGGVALEARIAELTGIVAAAQASDGYLHTAFGRPGQRDRYSDMLWGHELYCTGHLLQAAVARARTGGGQADPLLAVARRAADHVCDTFGPDGTPGVCGHPEIELGLVELFRLTGERRYLDQAALFVDRRGHRTLPRHHFGWTYFSDDQPVRQTTVLHGHAVRALYLAAGAVDVAVETGDDELLRTVAAQFDRTWARRTYLTGGMGSRHADESFGDDFVLPADRAYSETCAGVAAIMLAWRLLLATGDGRYDEVIERILYNVVATAIGDDGRSFFYAHTLHQRTAAEALPDDEEQLGFGGGPRAPWFEVSCCLPNAARLLAALSCYLVTVDDTGLRLHQYADAEISTCLADGREVGLTMRTGFPDDGVVTVRVTKTDDRPWSITLRVPQWAEGAELVTTYGRRHVSAGDIVVYRKFAVGEEIRLELPMRPRFTAPDPRIDATRGCVAVERGPLVYCAEAVGDLDLDSLRVDESVPPVDTAAGVAVRARFDVPGAESWPYGRAEPRSATTPTTSLDLVPYHRWARRGPSTMRVWLPAT from the coding sequence ATGACAGTGACGTCGCCGGACAGCACTGCCGTCGGAGGACGCCCCGTCGTCCCGGCACGCGGCGCGCTCCGACCGCTGGGGCAGGACGAAGTCCGGATCACCGGCGGCTTCTGGCACGCCCGCCAGGAGGTCAACGCCGCCGCCACCCTGCCGCACGCCCGGTCGTGGATGGACCGGCTCGGCTGGACGGGCAGCTTCACCGGGCCCGACGCCGCCCCGGTCGACCGTCGTGGCCGGGAGTTCACCGATTCCGAGGTCTACAAGCTGCTGGAGGCCATGTCCTGGGAGGTCGGCCGTGGCGGTGTCGCGCTGGAGGCGCGGATCGCCGAGCTGACCGGAATCGTCGCGGCGGCGCAGGCCTCGGACGGCTACCTGCACACCGCGTTCGGTCGCCCCGGCCAGCGCGACCGGTACAGCGACATGCTGTGGGGCCACGAGTTGTACTGCACCGGGCACCTGCTCCAGGCGGCCGTCGCGCGGGCTCGAACCGGTGGCGGTCAGGCGGATCCGTTGCTCGCGGTGGCCCGCCGTGCCGCGGACCACGTCTGCGACACGTTCGGCCCCGACGGCACGCCCGGCGTGTGCGGGCACCCCGAGATCGAACTCGGCCTGGTCGAACTGTTCCGGCTTACGGGGGAGCGGCGCTACCTGGACCAGGCCGCGTTGTTCGTCGACCGGCGAGGCCACCGGACGTTGCCGCGCCACCACTTCGGCTGGACCTACTTCAGCGACGACCAGCCGGTGCGGCAGACCACCGTGCTGCACGGCCACGCGGTGCGCGCGCTCTACCTGGCCGCCGGCGCGGTGGACGTGGCGGTGGAGACCGGTGACGACGAGCTGCTCCGGACCGTCGCGGCCCAGTTCGACCGGACGTGGGCCCGGCGCACCTACCTGACCGGCGGCATGGGCTCGCGGCACGCCGACGAGTCGTTCGGCGACGACTTCGTGCTGCCCGCCGACCGGGCGTACTCCGAGACGTGCGCCGGGGTGGCCGCGATCATGCTGGCCTGGCGGCTGCTGCTGGCCACCGGCGACGGGCGTTACGACGAGGTGATCGAGCGCATCCTCTACAACGTCGTCGCCACCGCGATCGGCGACGACGGCCGCTCCTTCTTCTACGCCCACACCCTGCACCAGCGCACGGCGGCCGAAGCGCTCCCGGACGACGAGGAGCAGTTGGGGTTCGGCGGCGGGCCGCGCGCGCCGTGGTTCGAGGTGTCGTGCTGCCTGCCGAACGCGGCACGGCTGCTGGCCGCCCTGTCGTGCTACCTCGTCACGGTCGACGACACCGGGCTCCGGCTGCACCAGTACGCCGACGCGGAGATCTCCACCTGCCTGGCCGACGGGCGTGAAGTCGGGTTGACCATGCGCACCGGCTTCCCGGACGACGGCGTGGTCACCGTGCGCGTGACAAAGACTGACGACCGACCGTGGTCGATCACGCTGCGTGTGCCGCAATGGGCGGAGGGCGCGGAACTCGTGACCACGTACGGGCGTCGTCACGTGTCGGCGGGCGACATCGTCGTGTACCGCAAGTTCGCGGTGGGCGAGGAGATCCGGCTGGAACTGCCGATGCGGCCGCGGTTCACCGCTCCCGACCCGCGGATCGACGCGACGCGCGGGTGCGTGGCGGTGGAACGCGGGCCGCTCGTGTACTGCGCCGAAGCGGTGGGCGACCTCGACCTGGACTCCCTGCGCGTGGACGAGTCCGTGCCGCCGGTCGACACGGCGGCGGGCGTCGCGGTGCGCGCCCGGTTCGACGTTCCAGGCGCGGAATCGTGGCCCTACGGCCGCGCCGAGCCCCGATCGGCCACCACACCGACCACCTCGCTCGACCTCGTGCCCTACCACCGCTGGGCCCGGCGCGGCCCGTCGACCATGCGGGTCTGGCTGCCCGCCACCTGA
- a CDS encoding LVIVD repeat-containing protein — protein MDVRDSTGRRRTSVAALGAFALSLSVLTWGPQAAAAPDDADLAGLSETQLSSQEQSATGIPGVDEIRHTRNIKHLANLPKPAPFTASSTWSDLAFQGNYAFDGNYDGFVVYDISKPHKPKIAASVWCPGSQNDISVSGNLLFLSTDSSRSDNSCSSTTLAATNKNAWEGIKVFDISDKTNPRYVAAVETKCGSHTHTLVPDKAGKDVYLYVSSYGPSATFPDCQPPHDLISIVKVPLANPAAASLLSERIMFPDGGNAGRDGTVETGYVRATSGCHDITVYPAKDVAAGACMGDGVLWDISDRENPREIDRVQDDVNFAFWHSATFNNAGTKVVFTDELGGGGAATCNEKIGPTRGADGIYDVTGEGDARELEFRSYYKISRTQGDTENCVAHNGSLIPVHGRDIMVQAWYQGGISIWDFTDSANPKEIGWFERGPLPDGKGGGSWSAYYYNGYIYSSDMAKGFDVLEIRDPRTAPAKAIRVGELNVQTQGAYRDLFPR, from the coding sequence ATGGATGTACGCGATTCGACCGGACGGCGCAGAACGTCGGTCGCGGCCTTGGGCGCGTTCGCGCTCAGCCTGTCCGTCCTGACCTGGGGGCCGCAAGCGGCCGCCGCACCGGACGACGCCGACCTCGCCGGACTGTCCGAGACCCAACTGTCGAGCCAGGAGCAGTCGGCCACCGGCATCCCGGGCGTCGACGAGATCCGCCACACCCGCAACATCAAGCACTTGGCGAACCTGCCGAAGCCGGCACCCTTCACCGCCTCCTCGACGTGGTCCGACCTGGCGTTCCAGGGCAACTACGCGTTCGACGGCAACTACGACGGGTTCGTCGTCTACGACATCAGCAAGCCGCACAAGCCGAAGATCGCGGCTTCCGTGTGGTGCCCGGGCTCGCAGAACGACATCTCGGTCAGCGGGAACCTGCTCTTCCTGTCGACCGACTCTTCGCGCTCGGACAACTCCTGCTCAAGCACGACGCTCGCCGCGACGAACAAGAACGCGTGGGAGGGCATCAAGGTCTTCGACATCAGCGACAAGACCAACCCGCGCTACGTCGCCGCGGTCGAGACCAAGTGCGGCTCGCACACGCACACGCTGGTGCCGGACAAGGCCGGCAAGGACGTCTACCTGTACGTCTCGTCGTACGGGCCCAGCGCCACCTTCCCGGACTGCCAGCCGCCGCACGACCTGATCTCGATCGTCAAGGTGCCGCTGGCGAACCCGGCGGCGGCCTCGCTGCTCAGCGAGCGGATCATGTTCCCGGACGGCGGCAACGCCGGTCGTGACGGCACGGTGGAGACCGGCTACGTCCGCGCCACCTCCGGCTGCCACGACATCACCGTGTACCCGGCGAAGGACGTCGCGGCCGGAGCCTGCATGGGCGACGGTGTGCTGTGGGACATCTCCGACCGGGAGAACCCGCGCGAGATCGACCGCGTCCAGGACGACGTGAACTTCGCGTTCTGGCACTCGGCGACCTTCAACAACGCCGGCACCAAGGTCGTCTTCACCGACGAGCTCGGCGGCGGCGGCGCGGCGACGTGCAACGAGAAGATCGGCCCGACCCGCGGTGCGGACGGCATCTACGACGTCACCGGCGAAGGTGACGCCCGCGAGCTGGAGTTCCGCTCGTACTACAAGATCTCCCGGACCCAGGGCGACACCGAGAACTGCGTGGCGCACAACGGTTCGCTGATCCCGGTGCACGGGCGCGACATCATGGTGCAGGCGTGGTACCAGGGCGGTATCTCGATCTGGGACTTCACCGACTCCGCCAACCCCAAGGAGATCGGCTGGTTCGAGCGCGGCCCGCTGCCCGACGGCAAGGGCGGCGGCTCGTGGTCGGCGTACTACTACAACGGCTACATCTACTCGTCCGATATGGCCAAGGGCTTCGACGTGCTGGAGATCCGCGACCCGCGGACCGCGCCGGCGAAGGCCATCCGCGTCGGTGAGTTGAACGTGCAGACCCAGGGCGCCTACCGCGACCTGTTCCCGAGGTAG
- a CDS encoding LacI family DNA-binding transcriptional regulator, protein MGRRRSDAVTLSDVARLAGVSISTASKAINARDEVAPATRDRVLRAAAELSFQPNALARGLISGRTRTIGLLTDELGGRFAIPILLGAENALANEQMSVLLCDARGDAIRRRHYISTLLARQVDGFIILGDDNDIRPSLTRDIPVPVVYVYCESSDPTDLSVIADDEGGARLAVEHLVSLQRKHIGHITGPQTYRAARDRVTALHRVLGEHGLTLAGGAPLYGEWSQRWGRHAARMLLATDPDVDAVFCGNDQIATGVADTLTDMGKRIPEDVAIVGYDNWEEFAADCRPPLTTVDLDLERLGTTAARYLFDALDGQRPSGVIRHPCRLVVRESTSPR, encoded by the coding sequence ATGGGCAGACGGCGGTCGGACGCGGTGACCTTGAGCGACGTGGCGCGGCTGGCCGGCGTGTCGATCTCCACCGCGTCGAAGGCGATCAACGCCCGGGACGAGGTGGCGCCCGCGACCCGTGACCGCGTGCTGCGGGCCGCCGCCGAGTTGTCGTTCCAGCCGAACGCGTTGGCCAGAGGGCTGATCTCCGGGCGGACCCGCACCATCGGGCTGCTCACCGACGAACTCGGCGGACGTTTCGCCATCCCGATCCTCCTGGGCGCGGAGAACGCGTTGGCGAACGAGCAGATGTCGGTGCTGCTGTGCGACGCGCGTGGTGACGCCATCCGCCGTCGGCACTACATCAGCACGCTGCTGGCGCGGCAGGTCGACGGGTTCATCATCCTGGGCGACGACAACGACATCCGGCCGTCACTGACCCGCGACATCCCGGTGCCGGTGGTCTACGTCTACTGCGAGTCCAGCGATCCGACCGACCTGTCGGTGATCGCCGACGACGAGGGCGGCGCGCGCCTGGCCGTCGAACACCTGGTGTCGTTGCAGCGCAAGCACATCGGCCACATCACCGGGCCGCAGACCTACCGCGCGGCGCGCGACCGCGTCACCGCGCTGCACCGGGTGCTGGGCGAGCACGGCCTGACCCTCGCGGGCGGCGCGCCGCTGTACGGCGAGTGGTCGCAGCGGTGGGGCAGGCACGCGGCCCGGATGCTCCTCGCGACGGATCCCGACGTGGACGCGGTGTTCTGCGGCAACGACCAGATCGCCACCGGCGTCGCGGACACCCTCACCGACATGGGGAAGCGGATTCCCGAGGACGTGGCAATCGTCGGCTACGACAACTGGGAGGAGTTCGCCGCCGACTGCCGCCCGCCGCTGACCACCGTCGACCTGGACCTGGAACGCCTGGGCACCACGGCCGCCCGCTACCTGTTCGACGCCCTGGACGGCCAACGCCCCAGCGGCGTGATCCGCCACCCCTGCCGACTGGTCGTCCGCGAGTCGACCTCACCCCGCTGA
- a CDS encoding DUF305 domain-containing protein, whose translation MRIVFVAVLVAVLAGCTSTADDQPSIIVPQGPGEQAQTMSPEDFGTDKWVAPSEADLKYVARMIVHHKQALEMSALAPERAQNETVRGLASRIYDTQGPEIGAMEQWQRQYAEAAPGHGHSADLPDVGHESMPGMATADQMAALKAATGADFDRLYLQLMIAHHEGAVRMAVEVLSSGRDVRVEEMANDVAVSQADEMERMKAITIP comes from the coding sequence ATGCGGATCGTGTTCGTCGCGGTGTTGGTGGCCGTCCTGGCGGGCTGCACGTCCACGGCGGACGACCAGCCGTCGATCATCGTGCCGCAGGGTCCGGGCGAGCAGGCGCAGACGATGTCGCCCGAGGACTTCGGCACGGACAAGTGGGTCGCGCCGAGCGAGGCCGACCTGAAGTACGTGGCTCGGATGATCGTGCACCACAAGCAGGCGTTGGAGATGTCCGCGCTGGCTCCCGAACGCGCTCAGAACGAGACCGTGCGCGGCCTGGCGTCGCGCATCTACGACACGCAGGGGCCGGAGATCGGCGCGATGGAGCAGTGGCAGCGGCAGTACGCCGAGGCGGCTCCGGGGCACGGTCACAGCGCCGACCTGCCGGACGTCGGCCACGAGTCGATGCCCGGCATGGCCACGGCGGACCAGATGGCCGCGCTGAAAGCGGCCACCGGCGCGGACTTCGACCGGCTCTACCTCCAGCTCATGATCGCCCACCACGAGGGTGCGGTGCGGATGGCGGTAGAGGTGCTGTCCTCGGGCCGGGACGTGCGGGTCGAGGAGATGGCCAACGACGTGGCCGTGTCCCAGGCCGACGAGATGGAGCGGATGAAGGCGATCACCATCCCCTGA
- a CDS encoding low temperature requirement protein A → MTTWYRRMKARRADEGHRAATPLELLFDLCFVVAVASAAAKLHHALSENHIGAGVLGYLLVFFAIWWAWLNFTWFASAYDTDDVLYRLTTLVQIGGVLVLAAGVPRAFDESDYSVITLGYVVMRLAMVAQWLRAAKSDPERRTCARRYALGITLVQIGWVARLFLPENLFLVGFLVMAVAELAVPVWAERAGQTTWHPHHIVERYGLFTLIVLGESILAATGAIGAALDAGHASFALISLAGAGLVIVFSMWWLYFDYPAHDLLDTLKRAITWGYGHYLVFASVAAVGAGLEVAVDYDLHVAHLPTTAAGLATTVPVAVFLLVLWLLQVRPRPGTARWAFPVAAALVLAVTFTPAPIHAVAVVLAALVVLVLAGRRGIKDDEVSST, encoded by the coding sequence ATGACGACGTGGTACCGGCGGATGAAGGCCCGGCGGGCGGACGAGGGCCACCGGGCGGCGACGCCGTTGGAGTTGCTGTTCGACCTGTGCTTCGTGGTGGCGGTCGCCTCGGCGGCGGCCAAGCTGCACCACGCGCTGTCGGAGAACCACATCGGCGCCGGCGTGCTCGGCTACCTGCTGGTGTTCTTCGCGATCTGGTGGGCGTGGCTCAACTTCACCTGGTTCGCCTCCGCCTACGACACCGACGACGTGCTGTACCGGCTCACCACGCTGGTGCAGATCGGGGGCGTGCTGGTGTTGGCGGCGGGCGTGCCGCGGGCGTTCGACGAGTCCGACTACAGCGTGATCACCCTTGGGTACGTGGTGATGCGGCTGGCGATGGTGGCGCAGTGGCTGCGTGCCGCGAAGTCCGACCCCGAGCGAAGGACGTGCGCCCGGCGGTACGCCCTGGGCATCACGCTGGTCCAGATCGGCTGGGTGGCCCGGCTGTTCCTGCCCGAGAACCTGTTCCTGGTCGGCTTCCTGGTGATGGCGGTGGCGGAGCTGGCGGTGCCGGTCTGGGCCGAGCGCGCCGGGCAGACGACCTGGCACCCGCACCACATCGTGGAGCGGTACGGTCTGTTCACGCTGATCGTGCTGGGCGAGTCGATCCTGGCCGCGACCGGCGCGATCGGCGCGGCGCTGGACGCGGGGCACGCGAGCTTCGCCCTGATCTCGCTCGCCGGGGCCGGGCTGGTGATCGTGTTCTCGATGTGGTGGCTGTACTTCGACTACCCGGCGCACGACCTGCTCGACACGTTGAAGCGCGCGATCACCTGGGGTTATGGGCACTACCTGGTGTTCGCGTCGGTGGCGGCGGTCGGCGCGGGGCTGGAGGTCGCGGTCGACTACGACCTGCACGTCGCCCACCTGCCGACGACGGCCGCCGGCCTGGCCACGACGGTGCCGGTGGCGGTGTTCCTGCTCGTGCTGTGGCTGCTCCAGGTGCGGCCCCGGCCCGGAACGGCCCGCTGGGCGTTCCCGGTCGCCGCCGCGCTGGTGCTGGCGGTGACGTTCACGCCCGCGCCGATCCACGCGGTGGCCGTCGTGCTGGCCGCGCTCGTCGTCCTGGTGCTCGCCGGCCGGCGTGGCATCAAGGACGACGAAGTTTCGTCAACCTGA